CTCCGTAACGATTGAAGATGCTACAGGGGAGAAGACGATCGAAGGAACACCTGAGAAAGTCGTCGTTCTCGAGTGGACGTATGCAGAAAATATGCAGGCGCTCGGCATGGAGCCTGTCGGTGTAGCCGGATTGAGTGATTACGGGGACTGGGTCAATGTCGGTATCCCTTTCAGTGACTCCGTCGAAGACGTCGGTACGCGCCAGGAACCGAACCTCGAGGCGATCTCCCGCTTGAACCCTGATTTGATCATCGGGGTCGATTTCCGTCATGAAGCGATCAAAGAGGATTTGGAGAAGATTGCTCCGACGGTATTGTTCGCTCCATATTCTGAAGAAGCCTCCAAAGATCAGTTCCAGAACATGAAGGATGAATTTGCAGCCATGGCTAAAATCCTGGATAAAGAAGAAAAAGCGGATGAAGTCATCCAGGACATGGAACAGACATTTGAGGAACAGGCCAAGCGTCTCGAGGATAGCGGCAAGGATGGGATGAATTATGTGCTGACTCAGGCATTCACCGCTCAAAACACACCGACACTCCGCTTGTTCAAAGACAACTCGATGGCCGCTCAAATTATGAACCAGATGGGCATGAAGAACGATTACGAATCGGAGAATCTGGAAGTTTACGGCTACACGGAAACAACGGTTGAAGCCTTGCAAAACTATCAGGATTC
This sequence is a window from Bacillus sp. SB49. Protein-coding genes within it:
- a CDS encoding ABC transporter substrate-binding protein, which gives rise to MKKVWLFALMLGLVLLAACGGQEESEDSSDSQSGEGTDSRSVTIEDATGEKTIEGTPEKVVVLEWTYAENMQALGMEPVGVAGLSDYGDWVNVGIPFSDSVEDVGTRQEPNLEAISRLNPDLIIGVDFRHEAIKEDLEKIAPTVLFAPYSEEASKDQFQNMKDEFAAMAKILDKEEKADEVIQDMEQTFEEQAKRLEDSGKDGMNYVLTQAFTAQNTPTLRLFKDNSMAAQIMNQMGMKNDYESENLEVYGYTETTVEALQNYQDSNFFYIVQEEDNIFTNQLEGNPVWDGLGFVKEDRTYQLPGDAWTFGGPLSAEVLAEQVADAALEE